One Benincasa hispida cultivar B227 chromosome 5, ASM972705v1, whole genome shotgun sequence genomic window carries:
- the LOC120078411 gene encoding glucose-6-phosphate/phosphate translocator 1, chloroplastic-like, with amino-acid sequence MGAMISNLAFVFRNIFSKRGMKGKSVSEMNYYACLSILSLLHLTPFAFAVKGPQLWAAGWQTAVSQIGHHFVWWVVAQSIFYHLYNQVSYMSLDEISPLTFSIGNTMKRISVTVSSIIIFRTPVQPVNALGAAIAVLGTFIYSQENLQQWLTHEKAWDQFVNRSSSDTEVFWNDARHLKPEPVYKRQVFGRGGEEMNLLQ; translated from the exons ATGGGTGCCATGATATCAAACTTGGCATTTGTATTCCGCAACATATTTTCGAAGAGGGGCATGAAGGGAAAATCTGTTAGCGAGATGAACTACTATGCATGTTTATCGATTTTATCTCTGTTACATTTGACGCCATTTGCATTTGCTGTGAAAGGACCACAATTGTGGGCTGCTGGATGGCAAACGGCAGTTTCTCAAATTGGACATCATTTTGTTTG GTGGGTTGTAGCGCAAAGTATATTCTACCATCTCTATAATCAGGTGTCTTACATGTCCTTGGATGAGATTTCTCCCTTGACGTTTAGCATTGGAAACACCATGAAACGTATATCAGTCACAGTTTCTTCCATCATCATCTTCCGCACACCTGTGCAGCCAGTCAATGCTCTTGGAGCTGCCATTGCAGTTCTTGGAACCTTCATATACTCGCAG GAGAATCTTCAACAATGGCTAACTCATGAAAAAGCATGGGATCAGTTTGTTAACCGATCTAGTTCCGATACTGAGGTTTTCTGGAATGATGCTAGACATTTGAAGCCTGAGCCTGTTTACAAGCGTCAA gtgtttggaaGGGGTGGGGAGGAAATGAATCTCTTGCAATAG